One Anolis carolinensis isolate JA03-04 chromosome 4, rAnoCar3.1.pri, whole genome shotgun sequence DNA window includes the following coding sequences:
- the mrpl15 gene encoding large ribosomal subunit protein uL15m: MAAKGGNRGKALELLRTLPRVSLANLRPNDGARKKERRRGRGRHGGRKSGRGHKGERQRGTRPRLGFEGGQTPFYLVIPKYGYNEGHSFRHQYPPLSLQKLQYLIDLGRVDPTEPIDLTQLTNARGVAIQPRKRHYGIQLVEEGSDIFMAKINIEVQMASELAIAAVEKNGGVITTAFYDPRSLEILCKPVPFFLRGKPIPKRMLPSEDLVRYYTDANNRGYLADPSKVREARVELAKKYGYVLPDITQDELFQMLSRRKDPRQIFFGLAPGWVVNMSEKKILKPTDKNLLKYYSS, from the exons ATGGCGGCGAAGGGAGGGAACCGCGGCAAGGCCTTGGAGCTGCTGCGGACCTTGCCCCGCGTGAGCCTCGCCAACCTGCGGCCCAACGATGGCGCCCGGAAGAAG GAAAGGAGACGTGGGCGTGGCAGGCATGGAGGTCGGAAAAGTGGCCGAGGTCATAAAGGAGAAAGGCAAAGAGGAACCCGCCCACGTTTAGGATTTGAAGGAGGCCAAACTCCCTTTTATTTAGTTATCCCCAAATACGGCTACAATGAAGGGCACAG TTTCAGGCATCAATATCCTCCCTTGTCTCTCCAAAAGCTGCAGTACTTGATAGATTTAGGTAGAGTTGATCCCACAGAGCCAATAGATCTAACACAGCTGACAAATGCCAGAGGAGTAGCAATACAGCCACGGAAAAGACATTATGGCATCCAGCTTGTGGAGGAG GGGTCTGATATATTTATggcaaaaataaatattgaagTGCAGATGGCATCGGAATTAGCCATTGCTGCTGTTGAAAAAAACGGTGGTGTTATTACAACGGCTTTCTATGATCCAAGGAGTTTGG AAATTCTTTGCAAGCCTGTCCCATTTTTTCTGCGAGGCAAACCTATTCCAAAGAGAATGCTTCCTTCTGAAGATCTTGTTCGTTACTATACAGATGCTAATAACCGTGGCTACCTGGCCGATCCATCAAAGGTTCGAGAGGCAAGAGTGGAACTTGCCAAAAAATATGGCTATGTATTACCAGATATTACACAAGATGAACTGTTCCAAATGCTGAGCCGGCGCAAGGATCCTAGACAGATTTTCTTTGGCCTTGCTCCAGGATGGGTTGTAAACATGTCAGAAAAGAAAATTCTGAAACCAACAGATAAGAACTTGCTAAAATACTACAGTTCGTGA